A genomic window from Salvelinus sp. IW2-2015 linkage group LG13, ASM291031v2, whole genome shotgun sequence includes:
- the rpf1 gene encoding ribosome production factor 1 — protein sequence MDVVEEHDIQDKPTKKKTKKPKKQPKPPHENGNESMIEKTEPEHVDPPAEFSFPPTFSVSEIKNKQRRHLMFMKLKQEKRKQKVAMKKKKKKERDALGDKAPPKEVPKTIENQRVYDETTVNPEDEEVAFDEGTDEFSAYFNRLTNPKVLITTSDRPRGRTVRFCNQLATVIPDAHVYYRRGLALKKVIPQCIARDFTYLLVINEDRKVPNGMVLCHLPDGPTAHFKVSSVRLRKEMKRRGKDPTEHSPEVILNNFTTRLGHSMGRLFAALFPHDPQFVGRQVATFHNQRDFIFFRFHRYIFKNEKRVGIQELGPRFTLKLRSLQKGTFDSKFGEYEWVLKRHENDVCRRRFNL from the exons ATGGACGTCGTAGAAGAGCATGATATACAGGATAAACCCACGAAAAAGAAGACTAAGAAGCCAAAGAAACAGCCAAAGCCTCCACATGAAAATGGTAACGAAAGCATGATTGAGAAAACAGAGCCAGAACATGTGGATCCGCCAGCAGAATTCTCGTTTCCCCCCACATTCAGTGtgtctgaaataaaaaataaacaacgcAGACACCTCATGTTCATGAAGCTGAAGCAGGAGAAACGGAAG CAAAAGGTGgcaatgaagaagaaaaagaaaaaagagagggatgcTCTAGGTGACAAG GCTCCCCCAAAGGAAGTTCCAAAGACGATAGAAAACCAGAGGGTATACGACGAAACTACTGTTAACCCTGAAGATGAAGAG GTTGCCTTTGATGAGGGAACTGATGAGTTTTCGGCCTATTTCAACCGGCTGACCAACCCCAAAGTCCTCATCACCACATCGGACAGACCTAGAGGG AGGACCGTGAGGTTCTGCAACCAGCTGGCCACAGTCATCCCCGACGCACACGTGTACTACAGAAGAGGCTTGGCACTCAAGAAAGTCATTCCCCAGTGTATAGCCAGAGATTTCACATACCTCCTGGTCATCAATGAAGATCGTAAGGTGCCCA ATGGTATGGTTCTCTGCCACCTCCCTGATGGGCCTACTGCACACTTCAAAGTCAGCAGTGTCCGACTGCGGAAGGAGATGAAG AGGCGAGGGAAGGACCCGACAGAACACTCCCCAGAGGTGATCCTCAACAATTTCACCACCCGCCTGGGCCACAGCATGGGACGACTCTTTGCTGCCCTTTTCCCTCACGACCCCCAGTTTGTGGGACGCCAAGTCGCCACTTTCCACAACCAGAGAGACTTCATCTTTTTCAGATTCCACAG GTACATCTTTAAGAACGAGAAGAGAGTCGGCATTCAAGAGCTGGGACCACGCTTCACTCTGAAACTCCGATCATTACAGAAAGGAACCTTTGACTCCAAGTTTGGGGAATATGAGTGGGTTCTCAAG CGACATGAAAATGACGTCTGCAGAAGGAGGTTCAACCTTTGA